Proteins from one Carassius auratus strain Wakin unplaced genomic scaffold, ASM336829v1 scaf_tig00023401, whole genome shotgun sequence genomic window:
- the LOC113077859 gene encoding uncharacterized protein LOC113077859 — translation MRGQTTLLKEAQTCICGFHKVHPQVTGEASQSTPAQSTPSVSDVSCPAKRPKLTLSMFEKSRFGGSHVAAAKPNLSTQRKTSQMLEHSSSATVSCPPSDPHPPPSPKPHQPVIQSSSSFFLPPPQSSQRIKKTATPSTVSENTVVRSPVSSQPEDLPLLWPQTMPQQDQKWVSEALFRVGAKGKLELRENLQLWYHPPPPALLYHQAPTPDRFFSQRLLLWMPYKLWKVRLQCTNPACARQQLCGGGLHRRVRQVLDIDRYYNLVTETLICTRCRTSYLSWSHAVLQQLDLAHRSEFRVILTRK, via the exons ATGAGGGGACAGACCACTCTTCTGAAGGAAGCTCAGACATGTATTTGTGGCTTTCACAAG GTTCATCCACAAGTCACAGGGGAAGCATCACAGAGCACCCCGGCCCAAAGCACACCCTCTGTCAGTGATGTGTCATGTCCTGCAAAGAGACCTAAACTGACATTGTCAATG TTTGAAAAGTCAAGGTTTGGAGGCTCACATGTGGCAGCAGCAAAACCTAATTTGAGCACCCAGAGGAAAACCTCTCAG ATGTTAGAGCACTCCAGTTCAGCTACAGTTTCATGTCCACCCTCtgatcctcatcctcctccatcCCCCAAACCTCATCAGCCCGTCATCCAGTCCTCCTCTTCCTTCTTCCTTCCTCCACCTCAGAGTTCACAACGCATCAAAAAAACAGCAACGCCATCAACTGTTTCTGAGAATACTGTTGTGAGGAGCCCA GTCTCATCTCAGCCAGAAGATCTCCCCCTTCTGTGGCCACAGACAATGCCACAGCAAGACCAGAAGTGGGTGTCAGAAGCACTTTTTAGGGTTGGTGCAAAGGGAAAGCTGGAGCTGCGTGAAAACCTACAGTTGTGGTATCACCCCCCACCACCAGCCCTGTTGTACCACCAAGCTCCAACACCTGATAGGTTTTTTTCACAGCGTCTCTTGCTCTGGATGCCATATAAGCTGTGGAAGGTGCGGCTCCAGTGTACTAACCCTGCCTGTGCCAGGCAACAGCTGTGTGGTGGTGGACTGCACAGGAGGGTACGACAGGTGTTAGACATTGACAGATACTACAACCTGGTGACAGAGACCCTGATCTGCACCAGGTGTAGAACCAGCTACCTGTCCTGGAGTCATGCTGTGCTGCAGCAGTTGGACCTGGCCCATCGATCTGAATTCAGGGTCATCCTCACACGCAAGTAA